The proteins below come from a single Dermacentor albipictus isolate Rhodes 1998 colony chromosome 7, USDA_Dalb.pri_finalv2, whole genome shotgun sequence genomic window:
- the LOC139047846 gene encoding protein GVQW3-like, producing the protein MSSAKVKKCYNRFKDGRTSVESERRFDRRSTCRNDQVTAEVIAVVMRDCRVTIRQIAEEVGISTFSPHSIMTEDLAMKGVATKFVPKLLTVEQKQLRVEVSQDMLECTNSDPDFINTISVGDESWV; encoded by the coding sequence ATGAGCAGCGCAAAGGTTAAGAAGTGCTACAACCGGTTTAAGGACGgccgcacatcggtggagagcgagcgaCGCTTCGATCGGcgatcaacatgccgaaatgaccaggtcactGCTGAAGTGATtgctgtggtgatgcgggactgCCGCGTGACTATCCGacaaattgcggaagaggtgggcatcagcactttttctccacattccattatgaccgaagatttggccatgaagggGGTTGCTACAAAATtcgtgccgaagctgctcacggtggagcaaaagcaacttcgtgttgaagtctcacaagACATGCTTGAATGTACAAACAGTGACCCCGACTTCATAAACACTATAAGCGTTGGTGATGAGTCTTGGGTGTAA